Proteins from a single region of Budorcas taxicolor isolate Tak-1 chromosome 11, Takin1.1, whole genome shotgun sequence:
- the ZNF76 gene encoding zinc finger protein 76 isoform X2, translated as MESLGLQPVTLSDGTMAYVQQAVKGDKLLEGQVIQLEDGTTAYIHQVTVQKEPLSFEDGQPVQLEDGSMAYIHRTPKEGYDPSALEAVQLEDGSTAYIHHPVAVPSDGAILAVQTEVGLEDLATEDDEGFGADTVVALEQYTSKVLHESQAPHNGKGQQVGDRAFRCGYKGCGRLYTTAHHLKVHERAHTGDRPYRCDFPSCGKAFATGYGLKSHMRTHTGEKPYKCPEELCSKAFKTSGDLQKHVRTHTGERPFRCPFEGCGRSFTTSNIRKVHVRTHTGERPYTCPEPHCGRGFTSATNYKNHVRIHTGEKPYVCTVPGCGKRFTEYSSLYKHHVVHTHCKPYTCSACGKTYRQTSTLAMHKRSAHGELEATEESEQALYEQQQLEAASAAEESPPPKRPHIAYVSEVKEEGDDLPTQVAMVTEEDGAPQVALITQDGAQQVTIITSGTVVADDSSVASLHHQQVALLATANGTHIAVQLEAQQTLEEAISVATAAMQQGAATLETAESESGC; from the exons ATGGAGAGCTTGGGGCTGCAGCCGGTGACCCTCAGTGATGGGACAATGGCCTACGTCCAGCAAGCTGTCAAAG GAGACAAGCTTCTCGAGGGGCAAGTGATCCAGCTCGAGGATGGGACCACTGCGTACATTCACCAAGTGACAGTGCAGAAAG AACCTCTTTCCTTTGAGGATGGACAACCCGTGCAGCTGGAAGATGGCAGCATGGCCTACATACACCGCACACCCAAAG AGGGCTATGACCCCAGTGCCCTGGAAGCCGTGCAGCTGGAAGATGGCTCCACCGCCTACATTCACCACCCCGTGGCTGTGCCATCAGACGGCGCCATCCTGGCCGTGCAGacagaggtggggctggaggacCTGGCCACAGAGGATGATGAGGGCTTCGGCGCGGACACAGTGGTGGCCCTGGAGCAGTACACCAGCAAG gtTCTGCATGAGAGCCAGGCTCCTCATAATGGCAAAGGACAACAGGTTGGGGACAGAGCATTCCGCTGTGGCTACAAGGGCTGTGGGCGTCTCTATACCACCGCGCATCACTTAAAG GTGCATGAGAGAGCTCATACCGGTGACCGTCCATACAGGTGTGATTTCCCCAGCTGCGGAAAGGCCTTTGCCACAG GATATGGGCTGAAGAGCCACATGCGCACCCACACTGGTGAGAAGCCATACAAGTGCCCAGAGGAGCTGTGCAGCAAGGCCTTCAAGACCTCAGGAGACTTGCAGAAGCACGTCCGGACCCACACTG GTGAACGCCCCTTCCGGTGCCCCTTCGAGGGCTGTGGCCGCTCCTTCACTACATCTAACATCCGCAAGGTACATGTGCGCACCCACACAGGCGAGCGGCCCTACACCTGCCCCGAGCCCCACTGTGGCCGCGGCTTCACCAGCGCCACCAACTACAAGAATCACGTGCGCATCCACACAG gggagaAGCCATACGTTTGCACGGTGCCAGGCTGCGGGAAGCGCTTCACCGAGTACTCGAGCCTGTATAAGCACCACGTGGTGCACACACACTGCAAGCCCTACACCTGCAGCGCCTGCGGCAAGACCTACCGGCAGACCTCCACCCTGGCCATGCACAAGCGCAGCGCCCACGGCGAGCTGGAGGCCACGGAGGAGAGCGAGCAGGCCCTTTACGAGCAGCAGCAGCTCGAGG CCGCCTCTGCAGCCGAGGAGAGCCCGCCACCCAAGCGGCCCCACATTGCTTACGTGTCAGAGGTGAAGGAAGAGGGCGATGACCTCCCTACCCAAGTGGCTATGGTGACCGAGGAGGACGGGGCCCCCCAGGTGGCTCTAATCACTCAGGATGGTGCCCAGCAG GTCACAATCATCACCTCTGGGACTGTGGTGGCTGACGACTCAAGCGTAGCATCCCTTCATCATCAACAGGTGGCACTGCTGGCCACAGCCAACGGAACTCACATTGCGGTGCAG CTGGAGGCGCAGCAGACCTTAGAGGAGGCTATCAGCGTGGCCACCGCTGCCATGCAGCAGGGGGCGGCGACCCTGGAGACCGCAGAGTCGGAGAGCGGCTGCTGA
- the ZNF76 gene encoding zinc finger protein 76 isoform X1: MESLGLQPVTLSDGTMAYVQQAVKGDKLLEGQVIQLEDGTTAYIHQVTVQKEPLSFEDGQPVQLEDGSMAYIHRTPKEGYDPSALEAVQLEDGSTAYIHHPVAVPSDGAILAVQTEVGLEDLATEDDEGFGADTVVALEQYTSKVLHESQAPHNGKGQQVGDRAFRCGYKGCGRLYTTAHHLKVHERAHTGDRPYRCDFPSCGKAFATGYGLKSHMRTHTGEKPYKCPEELCSKAFKTSGDLQKHVRTHTGERPFRCPFEGCGRSFTTSNIRKVHVRTHTGERPYTCPEPHCGRGFTSATNYKNHVRIHTGEKPYVCTVPGCGKRFTEYSSLYKHHVVHTHCKPYTCSACGKTYRQTSTLAMHKRSAHGELEATEESEQALYEQQQLEAASAAEESPPPKRPHIAYVSEVKEEGDDLPTQVAMVTEEDGAPQVALITQDGAQQVSLSPEDLQALGSAISMVTQHGSTTLAIPSHDDDLATSGAHTVAMVSADGTQTQPVTIITSGTVVADDSSVASLHHQQVALLATANGTHIAVQLEAQQTLEEAISVATAAMQQGAATLETAESESGC; this comes from the exons ATGGAGAGCTTGGGGCTGCAGCCGGTGACCCTCAGTGATGGGACAATGGCCTACGTCCAGCAAGCTGTCAAAG GAGACAAGCTTCTCGAGGGGCAAGTGATCCAGCTCGAGGATGGGACCACTGCGTACATTCACCAAGTGACAGTGCAGAAAG AACCTCTTTCCTTTGAGGATGGACAACCCGTGCAGCTGGAAGATGGCAGCATGGCCTACATACACCGCACACCCAAAG AGGGCTATGACCCCAGTGCCCTGGAAGCCGTGCAGCTGGAAGATGGCTCCACCGCCTACATTCACCACCCCGTGGCTGTGCCATCAGACGGCGCCATCCTGGCCGTGCAGacagaggtggggctggaggacCTGGCCACAGAGGATGATGAGGGCTTCGGCGCGGACACAGTGGTGGCCCTGGAGCAGTACACCAGCAAG gtTCTGCATGAGAGCCAGGCTCCTCATAATGGCAAAGGACAACAGGTTGGGGACAGAGCATTCCGCTGTGGCTACAAGGGCTGTGGGCGTCTCTATACCACCGCGCATCACTTAAAG GTGCATGAGAGAGCTCATACCGGTGACCGTCCATACAGGTGTGATTTCCCCAGCTGCGGAAAGGCCTTTGCCACAG GATATGGGCTGAAGAGCCACATGCGCACCCACACTGGTGAGAAGCCATACAAGTGCCCAGAGGAGCTGTGCAGCAAGGCCTTCAAGACCTCAGGAGACTTGCAGAAGCACGTCCGGACCCACACTG GTGAACGCCCCTTCCGGTGCCCCTTCGAGGGCTGTGGCCGCTCCTTCACTACATCTAACATCCGCAAGGTACATGTGCGCACCCACACAGGCGAGCGGCCCTACACCTGCCCCGAGCCCCACTGTGGCCGCGGCTTCACCAGCGCCACCAACTACAAGAATCACGTGCGCATCCACACAG gggagaAGCCATACGTTTGCACGGTGCCAGGCTGCGGGAAGCGCTTCACCGAGTACTCGAGCCTGTATAAGCACCACGTGGTGCACACACACTGCAAGCCCTACACCTGCAGCGCCTGCGGCAAGACCTACCGGCAGACCTCCACCCTGGCCATGCACAAGCGCAGCGCCCACGGCGAGCTGGAGGCCACGGAGGAGAGCGAGCAGGCCCTTTACGAGCAGCAGCAGCTCGAGG CCGCCTCTGCAGCCGAGGAGAGCCCGCCACCCAAGCGGCCCCACATTGCTTACGTGTCAGAGGTGAAGGAAGAGGGCGATGACCTCCCTACCCAAGTGGCTATGGTGACCGAGGAGGACGGGGCCCCCCAGGTGGCTCTAATCACTCAGGATGGTGCCCAGCAG GTCAGCCTGTCCCCAGAAGACCTGCAGGCCCTGGGGAGCGCCATCAGTATGGTGACCCAGCACGGCAGTACCACCCTCGCCATCCCCAGTCACGACGATGACCTTGCCACCTCTGGCGCACACACAGTCGCCATGGTCAGCGCTGACGGCACCCAGACGCAGCCA GTCACAATCATCACCTCTGGGACTGTGGTGGCTGACGACTCAAGCGTAGCATCCCTTCATCATCAACAGGTGGCACTGCTGGCCACAGCCAACGGAACTCACATTGCGGTGCAG CTGGAGGCGCAGCAGACCTTAGAGGAGGCTATCAGCGTGGCCACCGCTGCCATGCAGCAGGGGGCGGCGACCCTGGAGACCGCAGAGTCGGAGAGCGGCTGCTGA